aatCTGAGCTAACTTGAGAGCAAATGGCAACATTCGTTTGTTAATAGACTCACCATATATTATGAAAGATCACTTTTAGCAAAGTCACAATGTTTAATCCCAAACAGAGCAATTAAGTGCAAAGTTACTTTCAACCATTTAATAAAACACTGCAAATTTCATTTCATATGAAAATACAATCATTTTATAATTTGGATAAGATCTTTACAAaggaaatatattaaacaaaatagCTTTCCTGGGTATCAATATTGACAACAGTTATGCAGCTATTATTTGGCAATTGACCAACTAATTGAAATAGTTTCAGAATAAATGAGCTGCTTCATTATTATACATTGAGGTATTGCATATCTTGGCTCTCACCCAAGTATTGTCCGAAGAAAAAAATGTATCTGGATggagacatgaataggaagcattcagaaggatatgggccaaatgctggcaaatgggtcacttgattaatttaggatatctggttggcctggactgaagggtttgtttctgtgtgtcattAAAGACGCCCCTCTTCTGGGATCCCCATACTAGCTGTTATTTTCATGAAATAATCTGACAATTGTTGACTTCCATCAACCTATTCCATCCGGAGAAATTTCCTCTCTCTGCCAAGTGTGGTTCACGTTGGCAAGTTCAATCCTCctcagcaaaaaggcagagagaaagtagctgctttttaaacagctcaagaTCAAAGCGCACCCCAccgtcccccccctccctccaacccACCTCACTTCTATACTATTGGTCaccaccaagttgtccctttgtaattggatccttggtacagccttaacctggaggaagtattgcctcactcggCAATTTCAACCCATACACTGTATCGCACCATCTGctgcagtgggattcaaacccgggagcccctggaactgggttgatagtccagtcgataatggcactcaGCCATCGCGCCTTCAATCCACCTGTGATGGTACATGAACTCCCTGGTGCCTCCGGAGGTTGGTAGAGCTGGTGAAAGCCTTCCCGCACTCtgagcagctgaagggcctctctcctGTGTGGATCTGCTGGtgagtcagcaggttggaggcctgggtaaatctCTACCTgcacttggggcagctgaagggcctcttcccccgtgtggacccactggtgcctcagcaggatggaggaatcactgaaggccttcctgcacactGGCCAGCTGAAGGGTGTCTCTccagtgtggatccgctggtgggttagcagggtggaggaagtgctgaagcccttcccgcagacGGGACAGGAGAACGGGCGCTCCCTGGTGTggctgcgccgatgagtctccaggacAGAGGGGACACGGAAGCTTTTCctgcagtcgccacacttccaccaTTTCTCCATGGGGTGGGATTCCTCGGGTTACTCCGTGGCCGAACCTTCAGTTACACACAAACGTGTGTGGAGCCCCTCCCCACCCTGAATTCCCCTTCCCAGGCtgtataactgtttcaggctccacactcagtgcactgcaacagtggggtctctcatccagtcccactgatgctgaaaacatcctcaaacaggaaccaaaacacTTTGCTCCTTCTCTCAGACTCAGTTGAAAATTGTTTCCTGTCCCGATGGATTGagcgactgtcagacattgacgttaaagtgaggtctgcagacgctggagagtcagtgtcaaaatgtgtggtactggaaaagcacagcaggtcaggcagcatccgaatcaaaggagagtcaatgtttcgggcgtaAGGCCTTCATCTGTTGGTTTTGAAGCttccgtcttcagatcttcaaatacactgttaaaaacagattacaaaagtcatcactatccgtgcagggtagaaattcagaacaagcaattctactttctgtggaatattcttttcttttgctGTTCCACAAAAttaaaagcaccatcccactgtcccttcccctctgttctcactctgctCTAACTAACTCACTCTCCTGAAGATGctgaaaagcaaaaacatcaagactgacatctctctgaattttggatacctccacctgaaagttaatatctttcacaacactgggatcctgctgagaatgagcaggtctgattttgggaagcaaaacaaaagtgtcaattcagggcGAACCTGCAATGCAGTttcttgaggaaggaccagacacaaaatggttaatgaccccgagaaagtgggagcaaaatgagacatcaaggcattaacaccgacacactTCAGACAAACTCTTCTGCAtccagtcagggcaaaacatgctctgaaagtccagccttcacaacaacacttctgctttcactgaagacaattagagtcacacagcgcagaaacagaacctttggcccaatctgcccagatatcctaaattaatctagtcagatttgccatcacttggcccctatatgggccgggtgctgacagctgggactaaattgggttggctctcttgtcagcaaggacgagttggaccgaagggtctgtttctgtgctgcacatctctatgactccagtctttgccatcacttggccctgaCCCATCTGAACCCTTCATATTCAGATGCCCGTCCAGGAGCCTTTTAACTTGTCATcgtaccagcacccaccacttcctctggcagctcactccatcgcTCAAGCGACTCCACGTTGAAAGCGTCTGGTCTGGTGCACCAGATGACATCAGGATAATCTCAGATCGTTCCAGATCGCATCGATACTCAGTCAGTGGCATTCCCGATCAGGATGTTGTACGTGATCAAACAGGTCAGTGAGTAGGCGATCCCCCAcctcttagttcaagtatctctACGAGAGCTCCCTTGCTGGAGGGTCCCTTGGAGACACTTCAactggacttcattgagttggagaaatgagttgagttgctataaatatgttttgcttaTTGCTGATGTCTTTTCGAAGTGGATTGAAGCCTACCCTCCTCCTAACACtactgctgagactgtggtgaaggTTTTGTTTAAGGAAATAATTCCCCCCTTCAGTATACCTGCGTGCATTAGCTCTGACAATGGACCACACTTTGTAGGTAATATTAACGGAGAACTCTGTTCCCAGCTTTGTATTTGTCGGCAACTGCACGGTGCTTATCATCCTCAGGTGACcggccttgttgaatgttttaaccAGACTCAAGACTAAACTTGCCAAATAAGTGGCAGAGTCTGGCCTCTCCTGGTTATGCTAATCCCTGTGgccttattccagatgtgatccatGTCTGTGGGCAAGACACgactgtctccagctgagagtctctCTGGTCACCCCCTCCGTACCCCTTGGAACGATTCGGCTCCCTTCTCAGTCCACGTCCATCACATGACCGAAGCAATGATTGGTTATGTTCTTGCTTTAACCAATGTTATGTGTGCCTTTCACCTCCCAGGAGCGTGCGGCCTAGAGcgatgttccctccctttcagCCTCGTCACGGGTAGACCCTGGTTCATTGGTGCTCGTCAAGAACTGGACTGGCAAAGGTCTCCAACCTCGTTGGGATGGCCCCTTCCAGGTTTTACTTCCCACCCCTACGGCGGTCACAGTCACTGGGCGCTCAGCTTGGGTCCAACTGCACCATTGAGAATTGATTGACCGCACCAATCAAAAGTGGGGAAAGACGAGGAGAGAATCCTGGAATCTCATGAAAAGGAGTGGACCCTGTCCAGTTGGGTTTTTGAATCCTGCTGTTGTTCTAATGTTAATCTTATTACagatacttgaactaagaggAGCGAGTGGTGGtttatggaaaatattcagcctgttgtctggttactagtggtgtgccacaaggatctgttttgggactactgcggtttgtcatttttataaatgacttggatacaggcataggtggatggattagcagaattggacagagaggaggcaaatggagttcaatgcagctaaatgtgaggtgattcactttgggaagaataacaggaaggcagtgatcttggagtccatgtgcacagatccctgaaagttgccactcaggtaaatagtgctgtgaagaaggcatacggtgtgttaggtttcattcgtagagggattgagttctggaaccgcaatatcaCACTGCAACAAAACCAAACAcgggtgcggccacatttggaatatcctGTATAGTTCTGgcccccatatttcaggaaggatgtgggaagcattggaaacggtgcagaggagatttaccaggttgttgcctggtctggagggagggtcttatgaggaaaggctgagagagggtctgttctcattggaaagaaggcggataaggggggatttgatagagacatataagatatagatagggtagacagtgaaagactctttcctaggatggtgacgtcagcttgtacgagggggcataactacaaattgaggggtgatagatttaagacagatgtcagaggcaagttctttatgcagagagtggtaagggcatggaatgccctccctgctaaggtagtcaactcagccacattagggagatttaaacaatccttagataagcacatggttgattttgggatagtgtagggggacaagctgagaatagttcacaggtcagcgcaacatcgagggctgaagggcctgttctgcactgtactgttctatgttccatgttctaaacttagtgcaggaggctgaaagaaatgagcagctttaaaacaaaaacctcttggagctcaaagctttcaatgagagtctgagcccggcagtaagttcaggtaacctttattgcaacccaactttgttacagtttCAGATtcccccagcaaaaaggcagagaaaaagaagttgctttttgaacagctcaaggtcaaagtgcacacaccacacctcccctgtcccacctccccctcactgtctttactattggtcagcaccaagttgtccctttgtaattggatccttgttACAGCCGTAAcccggaggaagtattgcctcactcagcaattttaacccataccctgtctccaagtaagtggctccctgctcatttgccaggaaggggcagtgtagagtcaaccagactgctgtgggtctggagtcacgtgtagaccagaccgggtaaaggatgcagctggaacgattgagtgaatcctttcccccaatggtggttcccttccctaacaagggagagagtgaatcagatgggggctttctcccccgcaccaccccctccctgaaacggtctcattgttagattccgaactccacatttctgaccgaATACCGATTCAGCCATCTgtcgtggcaggatttgaacccggcgGACCCCGGAACCTGGTTGATAGTCCAatcgataatggcactcggccgtcactcctcaaatccccctgcgatggcacgtgaactcgctggtgcttccACAGGTTGCAGGagtaggtgaagcccttcccgcactgagagcaggtgaacggcctctcccccgtgtggatccgctggtgcctcagcagggtggaaGATGTGCTGaaagccttcccacactcggggcagctgaagggcctctctcccgtgtggacccgccagtgGGTCAGCAGATGGGAGGTatacctgaagcccttcctgcactgagagcaggtgaatggcctctcccccgtgtggacccgctggtggatcagcagggtggaggaattgctgaaggccttcccgcactcggcacagctgaagggcctctcccccgtgtggacacgttggtgcctcagcagggtggaaacctgggtaaaggccttcccacactcggggcagctaaagggcctctcccccgtgtggacccgctggtgggtctgcAGGTtgaaggagcaggtgaagcccttcccgcactgagagcaggtgaacggcctctcccccgtgtgtaTACGCTGGTGGGTCATCAGGGAGGAGacgtgggtaaaggccttcctgcactGAGAGCAGCTGAAGGgtttctcccccgtgtggatacgctggtgaCTCTGCagggtggaggagcaggtgaagcccttcccgcacagagagcaggtgaatggcctctcccccgtgtggacatgTTGGTGCCTCAACAGGGcggaggaattactgaaggccttcctgcattcagggcagctgaagggcctctcccccgtgtggatacgctggtggctccgcaggttggaggagcaggtgaagccctttccgcactgagagcaggtgaacggcctctccccattgtggacacgctggtgactccgcagggtggaggaatcgctgaaggccttcccgcactcaggacagctgaagggcctctcccccgtgtggacacgctggtgcctCAATAGGGTGgagacctgggtaaaggccttcccacactctgggcagctgaatggcctctcccccgtgtggacccgctggtgggtcagcagggtggaggaattactgaaggccttcccacactcggggcagctgaagggcctctcccctgtgtggacacgctggtgcctcagcagggtggagacctgggtaaaggccttcccacactctgggcatctgaacggcctctcccccgtgtggatacgccGGTGACTCTGCAGtgtggaggcctgggtaaaggccttcccgcactctgggcagctgaagggcctttcccccgTTTGGTCCTGCTGGTGGGCCAACAGGTGAGAGGAAtgtctgaaggccttcccgcagtcggtacaggggaatggcctctcccccgtgtgactgcgccgatgagtctccagggcagacgggaaatggtagcctttcccacagtcaccacacttccacggttcctccacagggcgggattcctcaggtttctccatggccacagcttcagctgcacacaaacacgtgtagagcccctccctgccgtgaagtccccttcccaggctgtataactgtttcaggctccacacacagTTCGCTGCAAC
The Chiloscyllium punctatum isolate Juve2018m chromosome 16, sChiPun1.3, whole genome shotgun sequence DNA segment above includes these coding regions:
- the LOC140487203 gene encoding LOW QUALITY PROTEIN: uncharacterized protein (The sequence of the model RefSeq protein was modified relative to this genomic sequence to represent the inferred CDS: deleted 1 base in 1 codon), whose protein sequence is MEKPEESRPVEEPWKCGDCGKGYHFPSALETHRRSHTGERPFPCTDCGKAFRHSSHLLAHQQDQTGERPFSCPECGKAFTQASTLQSHRRIHTGERPFRCPECGKAFTQVSTLLRHQRVHTGERPFSCPECGKAFSNSSTLLTHQRVHTGERPFSCPECGKAFTQVSTLLRHQRVHTGERPFSCPECGKAFSDSSTLRSHQRVHNGERPFTCSQCGKGFTCSSNLRSHQRIHTGERPFSCPECRKAFSNSSALLRHQHVHTGERPFTCSLCGKGFTCSSTLQSHQRIHTGEKPFSCSQCRKAFTHVSSLMTHQRIHTGERPFTCSQCGKGFTCSFNLQTHQRVHTGERPFSCPECGKAFTQVSTLLRHQRVHTGERPFSCAECGKAFSNSSTLLIHQRVHTGERPFTCSQCRKGFRYTSHLLTHWRVHTGERPFSCPECGKAFSTSSTLLRHQRIHTGERPFTCSQCGKGFTYSCNLWKHQRIHTGERPFSCSECGKAFTSSTNLRRHQGVHSGRKRWKCDDCGKSFCFPSTLDSHRRSHTGERPFPCPECGKCFTQVSTLLTHQRVHTGERPWECGDCGKGFRVPSALETHQRSHTGERPFSCTDCGMAFRHSSHLLAHQRDHTGERPLCCPDCGKAFRYSSSLMRHQRVHTGERPFSCPECGKAYTDISSLMRHQRAHTGERPFSCPECGKAFTDISSLMRHQQIHTGERPFSCPECGKAFSYSSALRSHRRIHTGEKPFSCPECGKAFTDVSTLQKHQRIHTGERPFSCPECGKAFTHGSALRRHQRVHTGERPFSCPECGKAYTDISSLMRHQRAHTGERPFSCPECGKAFTEVSSLMRHQRIHTGERPFTCSQCRKAFSSSSTLLTHQRVHTGERPFTCSQCGKGFTCSSNLRSHRRVHTGERPFSCPECGKAFSDSSNLLAHQRIHTGERPFTCSQCGKGFTRSSHLLTHQRIHVPTRGLKE